One part of the Sorangiineae bacterium MSr11954 genome encodes these proteins:
- a CDS encoding MFS transporter, with protein sequence MSEPLPTRSARPTVGARMDRLPITRTHRMLTLAVGLGLFFDVYEVFLAGVLGQVLVREFHLPKTWLPMLLGSGFLGMAIGATLLGRFADRLGRRKAFLVGLWAYSLFSFVGAFSVGPVMLLVTRFLAGIGIGAEPPLADAYLGDLLPAKERGRYIAWAYTVGFLGVPTAGFLAHAMTSVTLLGISGWRWMFVIGALGTLVLYPLRRRLPESPRWLESTGRHEEADRWVSQLEAEAGGARSPEPEPPPSPRPPRGDLRELWVPPYRRRMVMMTVFQLLQPFAYYGFGTLVPLVLTAKGYSVVKSLLFSGITFIGYPLGSLLSSWILDRVERKYVVAGALFGMGLFGTAFGHATATPWILTLGFLYTATSNVFSNGFHVYQAELFPTSLRGVACGGTYALSRLSNAAMPFLLVPLLDTRGVGALFAVIVTMVVINGLNVALLGPRTTGRSLEHI encoded by the coding sequence GTGAGCGAGCCTCTCCCCACCAGGAGCGCCCGGCCCACCGTGGGCGCCCGTATGGATCGGCTGCCCATCACCCGCACGCACCGCATGCTCACCTTGGCGGTCGGCCTCGGGTTGTTCTTCGATGTATACGAGGTATTTCTAGCGGGCGTTCTGGGCCAGGTGCTCGTGCGCGAGTTTCACCTGCCCAAGACGTGGCTTCCGATGCTGCTCGGGTCGGGCTTCCTCGGTATGGCCATCGGCGCGACCTTGCTCGGGCGATTTGCGGATCGCCTGGGGCGCCGCAAAGCCTTCTTGGTCGGCCTTTGGGCCTATTCGCTCTTCTCGTTCGTCGGCGCCTTCAGCGTGGGGCCCGTCATGCTGCTGGTCACACGGTTTCTCGCCGGGATCGGCATCGGGGCCGAGCCGCCGCTGGCGGACGCGTACCTCGGCGATCTCTTGCCGGCCAAGGAGCGCGGCCGATACATCGCGTGGGCCTACACGGTGGGGTTCTTGGGTGTCCCCACGGCCGGCTTCCTCGCGCATGCCATGACGTCGGTGACCTTGTTGGGTATCTCCGGCTGGCGGTGGATGTTCGTGATTGGCGCGCTGGGCACCCTCGTTCTGTATCCGCTCCGCCGGAGGCTCCCCGAATCGCCGCGCTGGCTCGAATCGACGGGGCGTCACGAGGAGGCGGATCGATGGGTCTCGCAATTGGAAGCGGAGGCCGGAGGTGCGCGCTCGCCGGAGCCGGAGCCGCCGCCCTCCCCTCGCCCGCCGCGCGGGGATCTGCGCGAGCTGTGGGTGCCGCCGTATCGCCGGCGCATGGTGATGATGACCGTCTTTCAGCTCTTGCAGCCTTTTGCCTATTACGGATTTGGCACCCTGGTGCCGCTGGTGCTCACGGCCAAGGGATACTCGGTGGTGAAGTCGCTGCTCTTCAGCGGGATCACGTTCATCGGATATCCACTCGGCTCTCTTCTATCCTCGTGGATCCTGGATCGCGTCGAGCGCAAATACGTGGTAGCCGGCGCGCTCTTCGGCATGGGCCTCTTCGGCACCGCCTTTGGCCACGCGACCGCGACGCCGTGGATCCTCACGTTGGGCTTCCTTTATACGGCGACGAGCAACGTCTTCTCCAACGGCTTTCACGTCTACCAAGCGGAGCTCTTTCCCACGAGCCTTCGCGGTGTCGCGTGCGGGGGCACCTACGCGCTCTCGCGGCTCTCCAACGCGGCCATGCCCTTCCTGCTGGTCCCGCTGCTCGATACCCGCGGCGTGGGCGCGCTCTTCGCCGTGATCGTCACCATGGTGGTGATCAACGGATTGAATGTCGCCTTGCTCGGGCCTCGCACCACCGGGCGATCGCTCGAGCATATTTAG
- a CDS encoding RNA polymerase sigma factor, which produces MRDPLTALRDARHARLLRASQSGDRAAFRALYRALYEPVSGYVRRRVATQSEAEDVVAQVFLQWVAALPRIDAARGTVFAYVLGMARNLLADRARAARRPFDPEVLTQEASTVRDPHEALEEAEEHATLREHVAALPLEVRELLRLRYEEGLRYAEIAQIVGHGEAAVRQRISRAVRELRGAWNHAVEKGAVT; this is translated from the coding sequence ATGCGAGATCCCCTCACGGCCCTGCGCGATGCGCGTCACGCGAGGCTCCTCCGCGCGAGCCAGAGCGGGGACCGTGCCGCGTTCCGGGCGCTCTATCGGGCATTGTACGAGCCCGTCTCGGGATACGTCCGGCGGCGGGTGGCGACGCAGTCGGAGGCGGAGGATGTCGTGGCGCAGGTGTTCCTTCAGTGGGTGGCCGCGCTGCCCAGGATCGATGCCGCGCGAGGGACGGTGTTCGCCTATGTGCTCGGAATGGCGCGCAACCTCTTGGCCGATCGAGCGCGTGCCGCGCGCCGCCCGTTCGATCCCGAGGTGCTCACCCAGGAGGCGTCCACGGTGCGGGACCCTCATGAAGCGCTCGAGGAGGCCGAGGAGCACGCGACCCTTCGCGAGCACGTGGCGGCGCTTCCCCTCGAGGTTCGCGAGCTCTTGAGGCTCCGCTACGAGGAGGGCCTCCGTTATGCGGAGATCGCGCAGATCGTCGGGCACGGGGAGGCGGCCGTGCGCCAGCGCATTTCGCGCGCGGTCCGCGAGCTCCGCGGCGCGTGGAACCATGCGGTGGAAAAAGGAGCGGTCACGTGA
- a CDS encoding GMC family oxidoreductase codes for MTAQAHDIEADVIIVGAGIVGTLVATRLARAGVRVVILEAGPRVDRERALQRYRESLVKLPETPYEAVAHAPAPRLDAIGDYYVQAGPENFQSNYLRLVGGTLWHWLGTTPRLHPSDFEMKSRFGVGVDWPIGYAELEPYYAEAERVLGVAGEGDLESPRSTPYPMPPIALTHRDRAWARAIAPLGLRVNVNPQARNSTAYDGRPPCDGQASCVPICPTVARFDASVQVARAERAGVRIVENAVAVFIEVGEGERIRCIHVRRPDGTSQIARGRSYVLAAHSIETPKLLFLSRTAERPHGIANGSDQVGRHLMDHPAQLTWALAREPLGSYRAPHAVAGIDHFRFRDFEGADPRAQRSAFRVELRNDGWNFGKGGPTFLLPELLARGRGVRGASLQRELALHAHRQSTLLSLMEQLPDPENRITLAEDALDSSGLPRPKIHFALGDYERQGLAAARATHDRLFQALGATNAEHAPTWFGAGHILGTYRMGNDPKTSVVSARGRSHDHANLFILGGGQMPTGGTVNPTLTVTALALYALPEIQKALSGS; via the coding sequence ATGACCGCGCAAGCGCACGATATCGAGGCCGATGTCATCATCGTAGGAGCAGGGATCGTGGGCACCTTGGTGGCGACGCGTTTGGCGCGCGCCGGGGTCCGGGTGGTCATTCTGGAGGCGGGCCCGCGCGTCGACCGCGAACGAGCGCTCCAGCGCTACCGAGAATCCTTGGTGAAGCTGCCCGAGACGCCCTACGAAGCGGTGGCGCACGCGCCTGCGCCGCGGCTGGATGCCATTGGCGATTACTACGTCCAAGCGGGCCCCGAGAATTTCCAAAGCAATTATCTGCGATTGGTGGGCGGCACCTTGTGGCATTGGCTCGGGACGACGCCGCGGTTGCACCCGAGCGACTTCGAAATGAAATCCCGTTTTGGGGTGGGCGTGGATTGGCCCATCGGCTACGCCGAGCTCGAACCGTATTATGCGGAGGCGGAGCGGGTCTTGGGGGTCGCTGGCGAAGGCGATCTCGAGTCGCCGCGGAGCACTCCGTATCCAATGCCGCCCATCGCCCTCACCCATCGGGACCGGGCGTGGGCGCGCGCCATCGCGCCCTTGGGGCTTCGCGTCAATGTCAACCCCCAGGCCCGCAACTCCACCGCATACGATGGCCGCCCCCCGTGCGACGGGCAAGCCAGCTGCGTGCCCATCTGCCCCACGGTGGCCCGCTTCGACGCCAGCGTGCAGGTGGCGCGGGCCGAGCGCGCGGGCGTGCGCATCGTGGAGAACGCGGTCGCGGTCTTCATCGAGGTGGGTGAAGGCGAGCGAATCCGCTGCATCCACGTGCGCAGACCCGATGGAACGTCGCAAATCGCCCGCGGGCGCAGCTACGTCCTGGCCGCGCACTCCATCGAGACACCGAAGCTGCTTTTCTTATCGCGCACCGCCGAGCGCCCTCACGGGATCGCCAATGGAAGCGATCAGGTGGGCCGCCATTTGATGGACCACCCCGCCCAGCTCACCTGGGCTCTGGCGCGCGAGCCCCTCGGCTCGTACCGCGCGCCGCACGCGGTCGCCGGCATCGATCACTTCCGCTTTCGCGATTTCGAGGGGGCCGATCCGCGCGCCCAGCGCAGCGCGTTTCGCGTCGAGCTGCGCAACGATGGCTGGAACTTCGGTAAAGGCGGGCCCACCTTCCTCCTGCCGGAGCTCCTCGCGCGCGGGCGCGGCGTTCGCGGGGCGAGCTTGCAGCGCGAGCTGGCGCTGCACGCGCACCGGCAATCGACGCTTTTGTCCCTCATGGAGCAATTGCCCGATCCCGAAAACCGGATCACCCTCGCCGAGGACGCGCTCGATTCGTCCGGCCTCCCGCGCCCGAAAATCCACTTTGCGCTGGGCGACTACGAACGGCAGGGCCTCGCGGCGGCGCGCGCGACGCATGATCGCTTGTTCCAAGCGCTCGGCGCGACCAACGCGGAGCACGCGCCAACGTGGTTTGGGGCAGGCCACATTTTGGGAACGTACCGAATGGGCAACGATCCCAAGACCAGCGTGGTCAGCGCTCGGGGGCGGTCGCACGATCATGCCAATTTGTTCATCCTCGGGGGCGGTCAAATGCCCACGGGCGGCACCGTAAACCCCACCTTGACGGTCACCGCGCTCGCACTCTACGCGCTCCCCGAGATCCAAAAGGCTCTGTCGGGAAGCTAA
- a CDS encoding beta-lactamase family protein produces the protein MHRRARSQRSHVYVRMVIGLAMGVSLTWACDAPSSGSISEETGTAPVALEDELGTDAPADPSDRPTSDAEIVRDLRALLARLVAEDRFSGTVLFAKHGQPLFAQAHGWSARAFNAKITMGTKFNTASTAKLFTSTSILQLAGEGKLSLDDTLSAVLPAYPNPAIARKVTIRQLLAMTSGMGDYVNMKLVERNPDMLRTIEDHLPFFVDDPLRFEPGTQQSYSNAGFMILGLVIERVSGQRFEEYVRTHIFEPAGMVDSGHYTSQDDIPNLALNYTSFTDPDGPRVVALRLGRGAAPAGGGGTHTTVGDLLRFAQAIRAGKLLDRTHTDLLMQYRPTEMWHLYGWDQTYVNGIHITGHGGATMGTSAAFSMYPDLGYTVAVLSNYDGAAMLVGSRLQARLTGEPSPRAVHVPDHVLQQFAGRYVEGGGGGAPTVPTIYITVEHGALVVSIPLQGKHKFLPLSTAEFFDDDMLTPRLTFTRDGNGAVTGLVLTGIRRDPTRASKRL, from the coding sequence ATGCATAGGAGAGCGCGATCGCAGCGATCGCACGTGTATGTTCGAATGGTCATCGGGCTCGCGATGGGCGTCTCCCTCACGTGGGCATGCGACGCGCCATCGAGCGGATCCATCTCGGAGGAAACGGGGACGGCACCCGTTGCGCTCGAGGACGAGCTCGGGACGGACGCCCCGGCCGATCCCTCGGATCGCCCGACGAGCGACGCGGAGATCGTCCGCGATCTGCGCGCGCTGCTCGCGCGTCTGGTGGCGGAGGATCGTTTTTCGGGCACGGTGCTCTTTGCCAAGCACGGCCAGCCCTTGTTCGCGCAGGCTCATGGTTGGTCCGCGCGCGCGTTCAATGCCAAGATCACCATGGGCACCAAGTTCAATACGGCTTCGACGGCAAAACTGTTTACGTCGACGTCGATCCTGCAGCTGGCCGGTGAGGGGAAGCTCTCGCTCGACGACACCCTGAGCGCCGTGTTGCCGGCCTATCCCAATCCGGCGATCGCGCGCAAGGTCACGATTCGCCAACTGCTGGCGATGACCTCGGGAATGGGCGACTACGTCAACATGAAGCTCGTCGAGCGCAACCCCGACATGCTACGAACGATCGAGGACCATCTGCCGTTCTTCGTCGACGATCCGCTGCGCTTCGAGCCTGGAACGCAGCAGAGCTACAGCAACGCGGGGTTCATGATCCTGGGGCTGGTGATCGAGCGAGTCTCCGGCCAGCGGTTCGAGGAATACGTGCGCACCCATATTTTCGAGCCGGCCGGAATGGTCGATTCGGGGCATTACACGTCCCAAGACGATATTCCGAACCTGGCGTTGAACTACACGAGCTTCACCGATCCGGACGGGCCGCGGGTGGTGGCATTGCGCCTCGGGCGGGGGGCAGCACCGGCCGGAGGTGGCGGCACCCATACGACGGTGGGGGATCTTCTCCGTTTCGCGCAGGCCATTCGCGCGGGCAAGCTGCTCGATCGGACCCACACCGATCTGCTGATGCAATACCGCCCTACGGAGATGTGGCACCTGTACGGTTGGGATCAAACCTACGTGAACGGTATTCATATCACCGGACACGGTGGCGCCACCATGGGCACCAGCGCGGCGTTCTCGATGTATCCGGATCTCGGTTACACGGTGGCGGTTTTATCCAACTACGACGGCGCCGCGATGCTCGTCGGCTCGCGATTGCAAGCGCGATTGACCGGTGAGCCGTCGCCTCGAGCCGTTCACGTACCCGACCATGTGCTCCAGCAATTCGCAGGACGGTACGTCGAGGGCGGAGGTGGCGGGGCACCGACGGTGCCGACCATTTACATCACCGTCGAACACGGCGCGCTCGTCGTCTCCATACCCCTGCAGGGGAAGCATAAATTCCTGCCCCTCTCCACCGCCGAGTTCTTCGACGACGACATGCTGACCCCGCGCCTCACGTTCACGCGCGACGGGAACGGTGCCGTCACGGGTCTCGTCCTAACGGGCATTCGACGGGACCCGACGAGGGCATCCAAGCGGCTCTAA
- a CDS encoding saccharopine dehydrogenase NADP-binding domain-containing protein produces MGQGTKRTIGVYGAAGHTGKFVANELRRRGWSPVLVGRDARLHELYPGADVRIAAVDDAAALDRALAGVGLVINCAGPFLETADPIVRAALRAGAHYLDVTAEQPSARAILAQFGNAAAEANVVVSPAFAFYGALADLLTTAAMGDWPKADTVTIAMALDRWWPTPGTRITGKRNTARRIVISDGQPTFVADPPHRRTWDFPAPFEAQEMIELPFSEIVTIAHHVQAREIHSYINLAPLTDIRNPDTPPPRAEDESGRSAQTFAMDVVVEHGNEQRRATAQGRDIYAFSAPLIVEGAERILNGRAKRAGTAAAGELFDAPDFLASLAEHLTVTFR; encoded by the coding sequence ATGGGTCAGGGGACGAAGCGAACGATCGGCGTTTACGGAGCAGCGGGGCACACGGGAAAATTCGTGGCGAACGAGCTGCGGCGGCGGGGATGGTCCCCGGTGCTGGTGGGCCGCGATGCGCGCCTTCACGAGCTCTACCCCGGGGCGGACGTCCGGATCGCGGCCGTGGACGATGCGGCGGCGCTCGACCGGGCGCTCGCAGGCGTGGGGCTGGTCATCAATTGCGCGGGGCCGTTCCTGGAGACGGCCGACCCGATCGTCCGCGCGGCGCTGCGCGCAGGCGCCCACTACCTGGACGTAACGGCCGAGCAACCCTCGGCCCGGGCGATCTTGGCGCAATTTGGTAATGCCGCCGCGGAGGCGAATGTCGTCGTCTCCCCGGCCTTTGCCTTCTACGGCGCCCTGGCCGATCTGCTGACGACGGCGGCGATGGGGGATTGGCCCAAAGCCGACACGGTCACCATCGCCATGGCGCTCGATCGCTGGTGGCCGACCCCAGGAACGCGGATAACGGGCAAACGCAACACCGCGCGGCGCATCGTCATCTCGGACGGCCAACCCACGTTCGTCGCCGATCCACCGCACCGGCGCACATGGGATTTTCCCGCGCCCTTCGAGGCGCAGGAGATGATCGAGCTCCCCTTCTCCGAAATCGTCACCATCGCGCACCACGTGCAGGCGCGCGAAATCCATTCTTACATCAACCTGGCGCCCCTTACGGATATCCGTAATCCCGATACACCGCCGCCTCGAGCGGAGGACGAGAGCGGCCGCTCCGCGCAAACGTTCGCGATGGACGTCGTCGTCGAACACGGAAATGAGCAGCGCCGCGCCACCGCCCAGGGCCGTGACATCTATGCGTTCAGCGCGCCCCTCATCGTGGAGGGCGCGGAGCGGATCTTGAACGGACGCGCCAAGCGCGCGGGAACGGCCGCCGCGGGGGAGCTCTTCGACGCACCCGATTTTCTCGCGTCGCTCGCAGAGCACCTCACCGTCACGTTCCGATGA
- a CDS encoding M20 family metallopeptidase: protein MPVIERIGHFHADMKHWRHDIHAHPEMAFKEHRTSDLIARTLEKFGVEVHRGLAGTGVVGTLRAGSSARAIGLRADMDALPIREKGDRAHASIHDGIMHACGHDGHTTMLLGAARYLAETRNFDGVVHFIFQPAEENECGGQKMVNDGLFDRFPVEAVYGMHNWPGIPVGSFGVCAGPIMAADDKFEIVISSRGAHAAMPHLGDDPIVAAASMIGAIQTIVSRTANPEEKVVVSITQIHGGNTWNIVPEEVVLRGTCRYFDPGLRKVLEDAIARVSTGVAAAHGVQTTFSYYKPIPPAVNAERPTAAATRAAAMVVGEANVRRNVVPSMGTEDFAFMLAARPGCYIWIGNGPIVDGVGLHSARYDFNDAILPLGASYWSKLVESVLAPREARAPYP from the coding sequence ATGCCCGTCATCGAGCGAATCGGCCATTTCCATGCCGACATGAAGCACTGGCGCCACGATATCCACGCCCACCCCGAGATGGCCTTCAAGGAGCATCGCACCTCGGACTTGATCGCCCGAACCCTCGAAAAATTCGGGGTAGAGGTTCACCGTGGCCTGGCTGGAACGGGGGTGGTCGGGACGCTTCGCGCCGGCAGCAGCGCGCGGGCCATCGGCTTGCGGGCCGATATGGACGCCCTGCCCATTCGGGAAAAGGGCGACCGCGCGCACGCCTCGATCCACGATGGGATCATGCACGCCTGTGGCCACGACGGCCATACGACGATGCTGCTCGGGGCCGCGCGCTACCTGGCGGAGACTCGAAACTTCGACGGCGTGGTGCATTTCATTTTTCAGCCGGCCGAGGAGAACGAGTGCGGCGGGCAAAAGATGGTGAACGACGGATTGTTCGATCGATTTCCCGTCGAGGCGGTCTATGGCATGCACAATTGGCCCGGGATTCCGGTCGGCTCCTTCGGCGTCTGCGCGGGGCCCATCATGGCGGCGGACGACAAATTCGAAATCGTCATTTCGAGCCGCGGTGCCCACGCGGCCATGCCGCACCTGGGCGACGATCCCATCGTGGCGGCGGCGAGCATGATTGGCGCAATTCAGACGATCGTCAGCCGCACGGCCAACCCGGAGGAGAAGGTGGTGGTCAGCATCACCCAAATTCACGGTGGCAATACGTGGAATATCGTCCCCGAGGAGGTGGTGCTGCGCGGCACCTGCCGCTATTTCGATCCCGGGCTGCGCAAGGTGTTGGAGGACGCCATCGCGCGCGTGTCGACGGGGGTGGCGGCGGCGCATGGAGTCCAAACGACGTTTTCTTATTACAAGCCGATTCCGCCCGCGGTGAACGCGGAGAGACCCACGGCGGCGGCCACGCGCGCGGCCGCGATGGTGGTGGGCGAGGCCAACGTTCGGCGCAACGTGGTGCCGAGCATGGGCACCGAGGACTTCGCCTTCATGCTGGCCGCGCGCCCCGGGTGCTACATTTGGATTGGCAACGGACCCATCGTCGATGGCGTGGGGCTGCACAGCGCCCGCTACGACTTCAACGACGCCATTTTGCCGCTCGGCGCTAGCTACTGGTCCAAGCTGGTCGAGAGCGTCCTCGCGCCCCGCGAGGCCCGCGCGCCCTACCCGTGA
- the dacB gene encoding D-alanyl-D-alanine carboxypeptidase/D-alanyl-D-alanine-endopeptidase: MRPSSGRAALGLLAALTFAGDLACSTPGADYPDSPTPVPAAEGVLEATSRSTLDATIQAILQRPVFQGAHWGMKFQLLGANEPMYAMNPAELFLVGSAFKVFVAGTALATLGEDYRFRTRVYRTGPVVKGILRGNLVLVAGGDLLLGGRLQPDGSLAFPDPDHSYGMAEGAAPAPGDPLRVIREIAAQVAAQGIRRIGGRVLVDASMFREGKADIAQGGISVPVSPMMINDNIIDVTVAPGQHLGAPGLLRTSPQTAYLHIVNEVTTIAPGGSIPRPLRFTNDVANPDGTHTVHLTGDILLGGKSSFQPYYVPGPVRFAEMAFAEALRDEGVRVHADPSVPTDLGALASFASARHLVAEHVAPALADEMKGMLKVSSNIHTAYFPYLIGALAGHDEENPEAAYDVLRGRLFEKAGLEPNPPGARDLRYTPDFFVTFLSYLARQPYLPTFRQALPILGRDGSLTNVQVSSPVAGHVYAKTGTAALHVASNPMAAKALAGYIQLPDGRAIAFAEFVRIPVSSLEAAISVSKVAGEALGEIATAVYLEASRN; encoded by the coding sequence ATGCGTCCTTCGTCCGGGCGAGCCGCGCTCGGTCTGCTGGCGGCCCTTACTTTTGCCGGAGACCTCGCCTGCTCCACCCCCGGTGCGGACTACCCGGATTCACCCACGCCCGTCCCTGCCGCCGAGGGCGTGCTCGAGGCGACGAGCCGCTCCACGCTCGATGCCACGATTCAGGCGATCCTCCAGCGCCCTGTGTTCCAGGGGGCCCATTGGGGCATGAAGTTCCAGTTGCTGGGCGCGAATGAGCCCATGTATGCGATGAACCCGGCCGAGCTTTTTCTCGTGGGCTCGGCGTTCAAGGTCTTCGTCGCGGGAACGGCGCTCGCGACCCTCGGGGAAGATTACCGCTTTCGCACCCGGGTCTACCGCACCGGTCCGGTGGTGAAGGGTATCCTACGGGGCAATCTGGTGCTGGTCGCAGGCGGCGATCTGCTCCTCGGCGGCCGCCTTCAGCCCGATGGGAGCCTGGCATTTCCCGACCCGGATCACTCCTACGGCATGGCCGAAGGCGCGGCCCCGGCTCCCGGCGACCCTCTTCGCGTGATTCGCGAAATCGCGGCCCAGGTGGCCGCGCAGGGCATCCGGCGCATCGGAGGCCGCGTCCTCGTCGATGCGTCGATGTTCCGCGAAGGAAAGGCGGACATCGCCCAGGGCGGGATCTCCGTCCCCGTCTCGCCCATGATGATCAACGACAACATCATCGACGTGACGGTAGCACCGGGGCAGCACCTCGGCGCGCCGGGCCTTTTGCGCACGTCCCCGCAAACGGCTTATCTGCATATCGTCAACGAGGTAACCACGATTGCCCCGGGCGGATCGATCCCGCGACCTCTTCGCTTCACGAACGACGTGGCGAACCCGGATGGTACGCATACCGTTCACCTCACCGGCGATATTCTCTTGGGTGGCAAGTCTTCCTTCCAGCCGTACTATGTCCCCGGGCCCGTGCGGTTCGCGGAGATGGCATTCGCGGAGGCGCTGCGCGACGAGGGCGTGCGCGTCCATGCCGATCCGTCCGTTCCGACCGACCTCGGCGCGCTCGCGTCGTTCGCTTCGGCGAGGCATCTCGTGGCCGAGCATGTGGCGCCCGCGCTGGCCGACGAAATGAAGGGGATGCTCAAAGTGAGCTCGAACATTCACACCGCGTATTTCCCATATCTGATCGGCGCGTTGGCCGGGCACGACGAGGAGAATCCCGAGGCGGCTTACGACGTGCTTCGCGGTCGCTTGTTCGAGAAGGCGGGCCTCGAGCCCAATCCACCCGGCGCGCGCGATCTCCGTTACACCCCGGACTTCTTCGTCACCTTTTTGAGCTACCTGGCGCGGCAACCGTACCTGCCAACGTTTCGGCAGGCGCTGCCCATCTTGGGCAGGGACGGATCGCTGACCAACGTTCAAGTAAGCTCACCGGTGGCGGGGCATGTCTACGCCAAGACGGGGACCGCCGCGCTCCATGTGGCGAGCAACCCGATGGCCGCCAAGGCGCTCGCCGGATACATCCAACTTCCAGACGGGCGCGCGATCGCCTTTGCGGAGTTCGTGAGGATCCCCGTGAGCTCGCTCGAGGCCGCCATCAGCGTCTCGAAGGTGGCGGGGGAGGCGCTCGGAGAGATCGCCACCGCCGTGTACCTGGAGGCCTCCCGGAACTGA
- a CDS encoding proline racemase family protein has translation MKSNRIISTVEVHTAGEPFRIVTSGLPKIRGKTIVERRAWLEANADHLRRALMFEPRGHADMYGGYLTEPVTEGADFGIIFVHNEGYSDHCGHGVIALATAAVELGWVERQEPETRVGIDAPCGFIEAFVQWDGERASRVRFVNVPSFIWQRDVTVRTPSFGEVRGDIAFGGAFYFYTSGKPFGLEVREAAVERLIQFGDEVKRAANEAFVVIHPHIPEINHIYGTIIDNAPRHDGSTQANCCIFADRAVDRSPTGSGTAGRVAQLHLRGELAHGDTLVNESIIGTVFRGRVLSETKVDRFDAVIPEISGDARVYGLASWFIDERDPLAHGFLVR, from the coding sequence ATGAAATCGAACCGCATCATCAGCACGGTGGAAGTGCACACGGCCGGGGAGCCGTTTCGGATCGTCACCAGTGGATTGCCCAAGATCCGCGGTAAGACCATCGTCGAGCGCCGCGCGTGGCTGGAGGCGAACGCGGACCATCTGCGCCGCGCGCTGATGTTCGAGCCGCGCGGCCACGCGGACATGTACGGCGGCTATCTGACGGAGCCGGTCACCGAGGGCGCGGATTTCGGCATCATCTTCGTCCACAACGAAGGATACAGCGACCATTGTGGCCATGGAGTGATCGCGCTCGCCACCGCCGCCGTCGAGCTCGGGTGGGTCGAGCGCCAGGAGCCGGAGACGCGCGTGGGCATCGACGCGCCGTGCGGCTTCATCGAGGCGTTCGTGCAGTGGGACGGCGAGCGCGCGAGCCGCGTGCGCTTCGTGAACGTGCCATCGTTCATTTGGCAGCGCGACGTGACCGTGCGAACGCCGTCCTTTGGGGAGGTGCGCGGCGATATCGCGTTTGGCGGCGCGTTTTACTTTTACACGTCGGGTAAGCCCTTTGGGCTCGAGGTGCGCGAGGCGGCGGTGGAGCGGCTGATCCAGTTCGGCGACGAGGTGAAGCGCGCGGCCAACGAGGCCTTCGTGGTCATCCACCCGCACATCCCCGAGATCAACCACATCTACGGTACGATCATCGACAATGCGCCACGCCACGATGGCTCGACCCAGGCGAACTGTTGCATCTTCGCCGACCGCGCCGTGGATCGATCGCCGACGGGCTCCGGCACCGCCGGCCGGGTCGCGCAGCTCCATTTGCGCGGCGAGCTGGCGCATGGCGATACGCTCGTCAACGAGTCGATCATCGGCACGGTGTTTCGCGGGCGGGTCCTCTCCGAAACGAAAGTCGACCGCTTCGACGCCGTCATCCCGGAGATCTCGGGCGATGCGCGCGTCTACGGGCTCGCCAGCTGGTTCATCGACGAGCGCGATCCGCTCGCCCATGGTTTCCTGGTGCGTTGA
- a CDS encoding sorbitol dehydrogenase family protein: protein MNEPQAPADDLALPPLTRRALLAAFGALAMASSLAGAGCSSPDAETHASSLPEALRREPALARFLHLSVLLTGFEELAPSFGRLYSTSLEADPQRAADLQRLYRQAGYRGWHAPRSLEELEARGIFDDPTFRALTDRIITNWYTGVYEGPSGIQMATYIHALGWHLDGIHAPTTRGGPPGFWSKAPVVR from the coding sequence ATGAACGAGCCGCAAGCTCCTGCGGATGATTTGGCCCTACCGCCCCTGACGCGCCGTGCGCTCTTGGCGGCATTTGGAGCGCTGGCCATGGCGTCTTCTCTCGCCGGCGCCGGCTGCAGCTCCCCCGATGCGGAGACGCATGCGAGCTCGTTGCCCGAGGCCCTCCGCCGCGAGCCTGCCCTCGCGCGCTTTCTTCATCTCTCCGTGCTCCTGACCGGTTTCGAGGAATTGGCACCTTCCTTCGGGCGGCTCTATTCGACCTCCCTCGAAGCCGACCCCCAACGCGCCGCCGATCTCCAACGCCTTTACCGACAAGCGGGCTATCGCGGATGGCACGCGCCTCGTTCCCTGGAGGAGCTCGAAGCGCGCGGCATCTTCGACGATCCGACCTTCCGGGCGCTCACCGATCGCATCATCACCAATTGGTACACCGGGGTGTACGAGGGCCCTTCGGGGATCCAAATGGCCACGTACATCCATGCCCTCGGATGGCATCTCGATGGGATCCATGCCCCCACCACGCGCGGCGGCCCGCCTGGCTTTTGGTCGAAGGCCCCCGTCGTTCGTTGA